Proteins co-encoded in one Streptomyces sp. NBC_00557 genomic window:
- a CDS encoding ATP-grasp domain-containing protein, translating into MHATGTPAARPAVLLVESRRATFTDHVLARDDVDVVLLRFDTVQLTEEYIARTAHVPTFTLNTSAPLEDEAARYLRWMKGTRGLPRPTHFCNPNEALQAAAQRFAALVDLPHLSEEQVGWVRNKMTMKDRYAELGIPHAAYRPVRALQDVVAFGDEHGWPVILKPVDSDSCIGTYRLDSAEDLAGVPPLDPDLDWMAEEYIKGREFQLCAVIARGVVLDAYLSKNPVPILEVLDGKINANITYAPGEEIPVDARALAQRLTDGLGIPYGYLHGEFFLTDDGEFVMSEVAARLSGCEVPMNHGLAYGFDFLHVILDTYLDRVPVPEYTLDRAVGDLLLPTAPGRVVHISSEEELLRLPGVIGARLTAAPGDVLDPPRASHASTGYVHVEGATADEVEERMHTVLRHFELKVDES; encoded by the coding sequence ATGCACGCCACCGGCACCCCCGCCGCCCGCCCCGCCGTCCTGCTCGTCGAGAGCCGCCGGGCCACCTTCACCGACCACGTCCTCGCCCGCGACGACGTCGACGTCGTCCTGCTGCGCTTCGACACCGTGCAGCTGACCGAGGAGTACATCGCCCGCACCGCGCACGTGCCGACGTTCACCCTGAACACCTCCGCGCCCCTGGAGGACGAGGCGGCCCGCTACCTGCGCTGGATGAAGGGCACCAGGGGCCTGCCCCGGCCGACCCACTTCTGCAACCCCAACGAGGCGCTGCAGGCCGCCGCCCAGCGCTTCGCCGCCCTGGTGGACCTGCCGCACCTGAGCGAGGAACAGGTCGGCTGGGTGCGCAACAAGATGACGATGAAGGACCGGTACGCCGAACTCGGCATCCCGCACGCCGCCTACCGCCCCGTGCGCGCCCTTCAGGACGTCGTCGCGTTCGGTGACGAGCACGGCTGGCCGGTGATCCTCAAGCCCGTCGACTCCGATTCCTGCATCGGCACCTACCGCCTCGACTCCGCGGAGGACCTGGCAGGCGTACCGCCGCTCGACCCGGACCTCGACTGGATGGCCGAGGAGTACATCAAGGGCCGGGAGTTCCAGCTGTGCGCGGTGATCGCCCGCGGCGTCGTGCTGGACGCCTACCTGTCGAAGAACCCGGTGCCGATCCTTGAGGTCCTCGACGGCAAGATCAACGCCAACATCACCTACGCGCCCGGCGAGGAGATCCCGGTCGACGCCCGCGCGCTGGCGCAGCGGCTCACCGACGGCCTCGGCATCCCCTACGGCTATCTGCACGGCGAGTTCTTCCTCACCGACGACGGCGAGTTCGTGATGAGCGAGGTCGCGGCCCGGCTCAGCGGCTGCGAGGTGCCGATGAACCACGGCCTCGCCTACGGGTTCGACTTCCTGCACGTCATCCTCGACACCTACCTCGACCGGGTGCCGGTGCCCGAGTACACCCTCGACCGTGCCGTCGGCGACCTGCTGCTGCCCACCGCGCCCGGCCGCGTCGTCCACATCAGCTCCGAGGAGGAACTGCTCCGGCTGCCCGGTGTGATCGGTGCCCGCCTGACCGCCGCGCCGGGCGACGTCCTCGACCCGCCGCGCGCCTCGCACGCCTCGACCGGCTATGTGCACGTCGAGGGCGCCACCGCCGACGAGGTGGAGGAGCGGATGCACACCGTGCTGCGCCACTTCGAGCTGAAGGTGGACGAGTCGTGA
- a CDS encoding TauD/TfdA family dioxygenase, with protein sequence MTATDDRHHVLDLTPREARAAHALAAACLKEYKAADDARFLDEAPVLAHELPPAVRRHLNSARRDETTHVTLVRGNLVDQAALGATPGHWREANTEASQVHGVLLVLYAALLGDVTGWATQQDGRLVTDILPSKGFEKSLISASSELELAWHTEDAFSPYRADWVGLFALRNERRVPTTVAHVDVHRLPARIRAVLSQPRFVALPDSAHEFAEGAFVPEPVPVLEGHPDQPVLRIDRDFFRARDGDAEAAEALAHVIAHLDANLTDVVVPTGGICFVDNRNVVHGRRSFRAGFDGGDRWLKRVNLVRDLRRTRPGRLDGSTRVIG encoded by the coding sequence ATGACCGCCACCGACGACCGCCACCACGTCCTGGACCTCACCCCCCGCGAGGCCCGCGCGGCGCACGCGCTGGCCGCGGCCTGCCTGAAGGAGTACAAGGCCGCGGACGACGCCCGGTTCCTGGACGAGGCGCCGGTCCTCGCGCACGAACTGCCGCCGGCCGTGCGCCGCCACCTGAACTCCGCACGCCGCGACGAGACCACCCATGTCACGCTGGTCCGCGGCAACCTCGTCGACCAGGCGGCGCTCGGCGCCACCCCCGGCCACTGGCGGGAGGCGAACACCGAGGCGAGCCAGGTCCACGGCGTGCTGCTCGTGCTGTACGCGGCGCTGCTGGGCGACGTCACCGGCTGGGCCACGCAGCAGGACGGGCGGCTGGTGACCGACATCCTGCCGAGCAAGGGTTTCGAGAAGAGCCTGATCTCCGCCTCCAGCGAGCTGGAGCTGGCCTGGCACACCGAGGACGCCTTCTCGCCGTACCGGGCGGACTGGGTGGGTCTGTTCGCGCTGCGCAACGAACGCCGGGTGCCGACGACCGTCGCCCACGTCGATGTGCACCGGCTGCCCGCCCGGATCCGCGCGGTGCTGTCGCAGCCGCGTTTCGTGGCCCTGCCCGACTCCGCGCACGAGTTCGCCGAGGGCGCCTTCGTCCCCGAACCGGTGCCCGTCCTGGAGGGCCATCCGGACCAGCCGGTACTCCGCATCGACCGGGACTTCTTCCGCGCCCGGGACGGCGATGCGGAGGCCGCCGAGGCCCTCGCCCACGTCATCGCCCACCTCGACGCCAACCTCACCGACGTGGTCGTCCCCACCGGCGGGATCTGCTTCGTCGACAACCGCAACGTGGTGCACGGCCGGCGCTCCTTCCGCGCCGGGTTCGACGGCGGCGACCGCTGGCTGAAGCGGGTCAACCTCGTCCGCGACCTGCGCCGCACCCGCCCCGGCCGGCTCGACGGATCCACCCGGGTCATCGGCTGA
- a CDS encoding amino acid adenylation domain-containing protein: MSISGLIEQQVHERPDAIAVDYPEHTDGRGGRLTYRELSRAANRLAAHLRARGIGHGDRVLTSLRPGPEMVTAFLGIVRAGAAYVPVDPANPAERRRLIARDSAAAAVLTEGADAADYAGLDAVVVALDAEAPEIARRSGALPEETAGADDAVYVCYTSGTTGTPKGVVVPHRAVLDFVQSTDYLRLTPADVVAQAANPAFDAVTFEVWTTLTAGARLVGLAKDTVTDPGRFQDAVRAHGISVIFLTTALFNLLARERPAAFAPLRTVLFGGEACDPRRVREVFAAGAPERLLHVYGPTETTTFATWHQVAEPAEGDRTIPIGRPIGATTAVVVDADDTPVAPGGTGELLLGGPGVATGYLHRPELTAQRFVADRFTGTGGALYRTGDLVRLGEDGALEFVGRADDQIKLRGFRIELGEIESVLTAHPAVSAAAVSLHEGEDGDKRLVAHVVPAAEAAAAAEENAQITEWKEIYEALYDDAAAAGLGDNFTGWNSSYDALPIPLEHMREWQDATLDRIRELPRRRVLEIGVGTGLLMAHLARDEEVHEYWATDFSPAVIDALTAQVEADPVLKEKVRLDCRGAEDTGGLSAGRFDAIVVNSVIQYFPGPAYLRTVIERALPLLAPGGSMLLGDLRNLDLARCFQTGIALARPGAAQGDREALRRTIDQQVDRETELLLSPALFDTLARELPAVRAVDVRAKRGIHHNELTRYRYEAVLSTAEPVADLTAAPAVRWGEQVSSAAEVEDRLSARRPAVLRLAALPNRRVHDEYAAMQSLYDPRESLDLAPQDAPAPDPEALCEAAERLGYRALPTWGESPELLDIVFLDPEQIPAGPLTGVYAAPVVDAAGCANTPTAFERTVDLEVALRTHLQERLPDYMIPSALMTLDALPLNANGKVDRKALPAPAFTAEGPGTEPGTPIQEIVRDLFAEVVGLPRHKVHADSDFFRIGGHSLAAARLLSRARETLGADPGSRALYEAPTPAAFAALVGDAPAVATGPGATAGDSAQFSLRLRGALDTRALQAALEDLGRRHEALRNSRLGSAGTRLRALAADDHLLELALPAASVDQWSHLPLAAELARAYGARATGDTPHRSPAGLDAAPRTVFGDVPATPLPGSTPQAGHACHGALETQLDEELHARLTRFAAEHGTTLFMVVHAALAALLTRLGASGEVTVAAPVPARDTAGLREAVGPYGRILALTVDTSGDPAFTELLRRVRERDLAAYRDGEAALAALPGGVALTVLQSCAGRFEAAGLSVQAEHCTPPAPAADLGLTLTERQSPAGAPAGITVSAVFRHETVGETAAASLTGQLTAVLRSALEAPATRLSRLRLLPGGPAAGSGVWAGAQVRLAEQDVAALFAAQVARAPEALALTGLTYAELDARSDLLAHALIEHKAGPGGCVLTALSSPAGFAVAALAVAKTGAALLPADPSLDLAESLRPAVLLLDETADLLLPAVPGAARLVQDGAADRLPPAGHWPVTDADRSRPLRAGDPLLLVPGEDGTVAVGSEAVTAATLAAPADAAWLVRGYPDGDAAIGLLSALACGARVHVPDGSLSQDVPHEVLGWLRQQAARVVLGGSDDVLCALVSLARTEGAELTVSGGWAEGRLVVQQAPGTPARPAPGYRAYLLDPLLRPVAPGETGSLYIAGAGVAQGYAGAPGASGERFLPDPFGGPDGTTARMWRTGRAARLDEDGNLRVLDGPAHDDPFADEFATFVVVADATGHRALWPATAVVPEGWYETHAEDIYELCLDHINDHLGDPF, encoded by the coding sequence ATGTCCATCTCCGGCCTCATCGAGCAGCAGGTCCACGAGCGGCCCGACGCGATCGCGGTCGACTACCCCGAGCACACCGACGGCCGCGGCGGCCGCCTCACCTACCGGGAGCTGAGCCGCGCGGCCAACCGCCTCGCCGCTCACCTGCGCGCCCGCGGCATCGGCCACGGCGACCGCGTGCTGACCTCGCTGCGGCCGGGCCCGGAGATGGTCACCGCGTTCCTCGGCATCGTGCGGGCCGGCGCCGCCTACGTCCCGGTCGACCCGGCCAACCCGGCCGAACGGCGCCGGCTGATCGCGCGCGACAGCGCGGCCGCCGCGGTGCTGACCGAGGGCGCGGACGCCGCGGACTACGCCGGCCTGGACGCCGTGGTCGTCGCCCTGGACGCCGAGGCCCCCGAGATCGCCCGGCGCTCCGGCGCGCTGCCCGAGGAGACGGCCGGAGCGGACGACGCCGTCTACGTCTGCTACACCTCCGGCACCACCGGCACCCCCAAGGGCGTCGTCGTACCGCACCGGGCCGTGCTCGACTTCGTACAGTCCACCGACTACCTGCGGCTGACCCCCGCCGACGTGGTGGCCCAGGCCGCCAACCCGGCCTTCGACGCGGTCACCTTCGAGGTGTGGACGACACTCACCGCGGGCGCCCGGCTGGTCGGCCTCGCCAAGGACACCGTCACCGACCCGGGCCGCTTCCAGGACGCGGTCCGCGCCCACGGCATCTCCGTGATCTTCCTGACGACCGCCCTGTTCAACCTGCTCGCACGGGAGCGGCCGGCCGCCTTCGCGCCGCTTCGCACCGTCCTGTTCGGCGGCGAGGCCTGCGACCCGCGCCGGGTGCGCGAGGTGTTCGCGGCCGGCGCGCCCGAGCGGCTGCTGCACGTGTACGGGCCGACCGAGACCACCACCTTCGCCACCTGGCACCAGGTCGCCGAACCCGCCGAGGGCGACCGTACGATCCCGATCGGCCGCCCGATCGGCGCCACCACGGCCGTCGTCGTCGACGCCGACGACACCCCGGTCGCCCCGGGCGGCACCGGTGAACTCCTGCTCGGCGGGCCGGGCGTGGCCACCGGCTATCTGCACCGGCCCGAACTGACCGCGCAGCGTTTCGTCGCGGACCGCTTCACCGGCACCGGCGGCGCGCTGTACCGCACCGGCGACCTGGTGCGGCTGGGCGAGGACGGCGCGCTGGAGTTCGTCGGCCGGGCGGACGACCAGATCAAGCTGCGCGGCTTCCGTATCGAACTCGGCGAGATCGAGTCGGTACTGACCGCCCACCCGGCCGTGTCCGCCGCCGCGGTGTCCCTGCACGAGGGCGAGGACGGGGACAAGCGCCTGGTCGCACACGTCGTCCCGGCCGCCGAGGCCGCGGCGGCCGCCGAGGAGAACGCGCAGATCACCGAGTGGAAGGAGATCTACGAGGCGCTCTACGACGACGCCGCTGCCGCCGGACTGGGCGACAACTTCACCGGCTGGAACAGCAGTTACGACGCCCTGCCGATCCCGCTGGAGCACATGCGGGAGTGGCAGGACGCCACCCTCGACCGGATCCGCGAGCTGCCGCGCCGCCGGGTGCTGGAGATCGGGGTGGGCACCGGACTGCTGATGGCCCACCTCGCCCGCGACGAGGAGGTCCACGAGTACTGGGCCACCGACTTCTCCCCCGCTGTCATCGATGCGCTCACCGCGCAGGTGGAGGCCGACCCGGTCCTGAAGGAGAAGGTCCGGCTCGACTGCCGGGGCGCCGAGGACACCGGCGGCCTGTCCGCCGGCCGCTTCGACGCGATCGTCGTCAACTCGGTGATCCAGTACTTCCCCGGACCCGCCTACCTGCGCACCGTCATCGAGCGGGCCCTGCCGCTGCTCGCCCCGGGCGGCTCGATGCTCCTCGGCGACCTGCGCAACCTCGACCTCGCCCGCTGCTTCCAGACCGGCATCGCGCTGGCCCGGCCCGGCGCCGCCCAGGGCGACCGCGAGGCGCTGCGCCGCACCATCGACCAGCAGGTCGACCGGGAGACCGAACTGCTGCTCTCCCCCGCCCTGTTCGACACCCTCGCCCGGGAGCTGCCCGCCGTGCGGGCGGTCGACGTGCGTGCCAAGCGCGGCATCCACCACAACGAGCTGACCCGCTACCGCTACGAGGCGGTGCTCTCCACGGCCGAACCCGTCGCCGACCTCACCGCCGCGCCCGCCGTCCGCTGGGGGGAGCAGGTCTCCAGCGCCGCCGAGGTCGAGGACCGGCTGAGCGCGCGGCGGCCCGCGGTGCTGCGCCTGGCCGCGCTGCCCAACCGCCGGGTGCACGACGAGTACGCCGCCATGCAGTCCCTCTACGACCCCCGCGAGAGCCTCGACCTCGCGCCGCAGGACGCGCCCGCCCCCGACCCGGAGGCGCTGTGCGAGGCCGCCGAACGCCTCGGCTACCGGGCCCTGCCCACCTGGGGCGAGAGCCCCGAACTCCTCGACATCGTCTTCCTCGACCCCGAGCAGATCCCCGCCGGCCCGCTCACCGGCGTGTACGCGGCACCCGTCGTCGACGCGGCGGGCTGTGCCAACACCCCGACCGCCTTCGAGCGCACCGTCGACCTGGAAGTCGCCCTGCGCACCCACCTCCAGGAGCGCCTGCCGGACTACATGATCCCGTCCGCGCTGATGACCCTGGACGCCCTGCCGCTGAACGCCAACGGCAAGGTGGACCGCAAGGCCCTGCCTGCCCCGGCCTTCACCGCCGAGGGTCCCGGCACCGAGCCCGGCACGCCGATCCAGGAGATCGTCCGTGACCTGTTCGCCGAGGTGGTGGGCCTGCCCCGGCACAAGGTGCACGCCGACTCCGACTTCTTCCGCATCGGCGGCCACTCCCTGGCGGCGGCCCGGCTGCTGTCCAGGGCCCGCGAGACGCTGGGCGCCGACCCGGGCAGCCGGGCACTGTACGAGGCGCCGACCCCGGCCGCGTTCGCCGCGCTCGTCGGCGACGCCCCCGCCGTGGCGACCGGGCCGGGCGCCACGGCCGGCGACAGCGCGCAGTTCTCGCTGCGGCTGCGCGGTGCGCTGGACACCCGCGCCCTGCAGGCGGCCCTTGAGGACCTCGGCCGGCGCCACGAGGCGCTGCGCAACTCCCGGCTCGGCTCGGCCGGCACCCGGCTGCGCGCCCTCGCCGCCGACGACCACCTGCTGGAACTGGCCCTGCCCGCCGCCTCCGTCGACCAGTGGTCCCACCTGCCGCTGGCCGCCGAACTCGCCCGGGCCTACGGGGCGCGGGCCACCGGTGACACCCCGCACCGTTCCCCCGCCGGGCTGGACGCGGCCCCCCGCACCGTCTTCGGGGACGTCCCGGCCACCCCGCTGCCGGGCAGCACGCCGCAGGCCGGCCACGCCTGCCACGGCGCCCTGGAGACCCAGCTGGACGAGGAACTGCACGCCCGGCTCACCCGGTTCGCCGCCGAGCACGGCACCACCCTGTTCATGGTGGTGCACGCCGCGCTCGCCGCCCTGCTGACCCGGCTCGGCGCATCCGGCGAGGTCACCGTGGCCGCCCCGGTCCCCGCCCGGGACACCGCCGGGCTGCGCGAGGCCGTCGGCCCCTACGGCCGGATCCTGGCCCTCACGGTGGACACCTCCGGCGACCCTGCCTTCACCGAGCTGCTGCGCCGGGTCCGCGAACGGGACCTGGCCGCCTACCGGGACGGCGAGGCGGCCCTGGCGGCGCTGCCCGGCGGGGTCGCGCTGACCGTGCTCCAGAGTTGCGCGGGCCGGTTCGAGGCGGCCGGGCTGTCCGTGCAGGCCGAGCACTGCACGCCGCCGGCCCCGGCCGCCGACCTGGGGCTGACGCTGACGGAGCGGCAGAGCCCCGCGGGCGCCCCGGCAGGCATCACCGTCTCCGCCGTCTTCCGGCACGAGACGGTCGGCGAGACGGCCGCCGCCTCCCTCACCGGCCAGCTCACCGCCGTACTGCGGTCGGCCCTCGAGGCGCCCGCGACCCGGCTCAGCCGGCTGCGGCTGCTGCCCGGCGGCCCGGCCGCCGGCAGCGGGGTGTGGGCGGGTGCGCAGGTGCGGCTCGCGGAGCAGGACGTGGCCGCGCTGTTCGCGGCCCAGGTGGCGCGGGCCCCCGAGGCGCTCGCGCTGACCGGCCTCACCTACGCCGAACTCGACGCCCGTTCCGACCTCTTGGCGCACGCCCTCATCGAGCACAAGGCGGGCCCCGGCGGTTGCGTGCTCACCGCCCTGTCCTCGCCGGCCGGTTTCGCGGTGGCCGCGCTCGCCGTGGCGAAGACGGGTGCCGCGCTGCTGCCGGCCGACCCGTCGCTGGACCTCGCCGAGTCACTGCGCCCGGCGGTGCTGCTGCTCGACGAGACCGCCGACCTGCTGCTGCCCGCCGTGCCGGGCGCGGCCCGGCTGGTCCAGGACGGCGCCGCCGACCGGCTGCCGCCGGCCGGGCACTGGCCGGTGACCGACGCCGACCGGTCCCGGCCGCTGCGCGCCGGTGACCCGCTGCTGCTGGTGCCCGGCGAGGACGGCACGGTCGCGGTGGGCAGCGAGGCGGTCACCGCGGCGACGCTGGCCGCACCCGCCGACGCGGCTTGGCTGGTGCGCGGCTACCCGGACGGGGACGCGGCGATCGGGCTGCTGAGCGCCCTGGCCTGCGGCGCCCGCGTGCACGTGCCGGACGGCTCGCTCAGCCAGGACGTGCCGCACGAGGTGCTGGGCTGGCTGCGCCAGCAGGCGGCCCGGGTGGTGCTGGGCGGTTCCGACGACGTGCTGTGCGCGCTGGTGTCGCTCGCCCGGACCGAGGGCGCCGAACTGACCGTCAGCGGCGGCTGGGCCGAGGGCAGGCTCGTCGTGCAGCAGGCGCCCGGCACCCCGGCCCGGCCCGCCCCCGGCTACCGCGCCTACCTCCTCGACCCGCTGCTGCGGCCGGTGGCCCCGGGCGAGACCGGGTCCCTGTACATCGCGGGCGCGGGCGTCGCGCAGGGCTACGCCGGGGCGCCCGGGGCCAGCGGTGAACGGTTCCTGCCCGACCCCTTCGGCGGCCCCGACGGCACCACCGCCCGCATGTGGCGCACCGGCCGCGCCGCCCGCCTGGACGAGGACGGCAACCTGCGGGTGCTGGACGGCCCGGCCCACGACGACCCCTTCGCCGACGAGTTCGCCACCTTCGTCGTCGTCGCCGACGCCACCGGCCACCGTGCCCTGTGGCCCGCGACGGCCGTCGTCCCCGAGGGCTGGTACGAGACCCACGCCGAGGACATCTACGAGCTGTGCCTCGACCACATCAACGACCACCTCGGCGACCCCTTCTAG
- a CDS encoding helix-turn-helix transcriptional regulator encodes MTEAERTSVAGALQTVLTTCAVGRSRAVLIEGPAGCGKSHLLDAVSERAAAAGALVLTAAATEQERRVPLGVLRQLVCSGPAFALARTGADDAVPSEEAMRAFRTELCGLALDGPVVLCLDDVQHTDPQSLHCLRHLVRHLRPAPVLVVATVAAYADPAQEPLFTPELLRLPYVRRIRLGLLTPQETAQAAATPPLRWPAPGRPGRTPGELHSVTGGNPLLLRALLQEDGVSAAVPPGGPTPDGPFADAVLACVHRSGPGGRAVARAVATLAGHATEPLVDRMLDLLGTDRPPRSRGTGGAPDALRACGVLDGLRFRHPSVAAAVLAETSPRVRVDLHRMAARALSAAGAPAGVVADHLLAPQSDGVRVPVGPEDFTLLVRTAEALLAPRPSLAHPTRATHPAEALPAPRSTRRPTGLPQIAILAIPRTTLRNEALPDAPRTPQTTAHIPCPADFPPADAPFVRAVAGRPRTAEVPDVSHAAEDAERLLVLAHHVCPDEAERAGVALRFAQLAARRHPEAAEQRLTALVTGPRSARPAGWDPSAPAAMLLAQGRVPEAAALLHRTGGPGAEGRAPGSPLEALLDIRSADCETLLRTVPLTDAAFAPLVNAVRALLCSDRPERAVVASGRLLAQAERSGAPGWRAVCADLHAEALLRVGDASGAREHATAAFDALPTTGGGTFHYGPAAVLVQACVALGRHDEAARHVRYPVTRQALTSLYGLRYLRARGLHQLSLGQPHLALADFRKAGRVLQSWRADRPALLAWRTDAAQALLRTGRLGRARALAEEQLALPDATHPWVRGISLRLLAATGAPGRRTALLRESVELLRRSGDRLETARSLADLGHALHADDRPSQGAATVRAAWNLAQQMGAVGLREELVPGSGRPAAVLTTGDVPLTDAERRVAALAAEGLTNRGVAARLGVTVSTVEQHLTRVYRKLGVSGRAELPARPASAAPVHG; translated from the coding sequence ATGACGGAGGCGGAAAGAACATCGGTGGCCGGTGCTCTGCAGACGGTCCTCACCACCTGCGCGGTGGGGCGTTCCCGGGCGGTACTGATCGAGGGCCCGGCCGGCTGCGGCAAGAGCCACCTCCTGGACGCCGTGTCCGAACGGGCCGCAGCGGCCGGCGCGCTGGTCCTCACCGCCGCCGCCACCGAGCAGGAGCGCCGGGTACCCCTCGGCGTGCTGCGCCAACTGGTCTGCAGCGGCCCGGCGTTCGCCCTCGCCCGCACCGGAGCCGACGACGCCGTGCCGTCGGAGGAGGCGATGCGGGCGTTCCGCACGGAGTTGTGCGGCCTCGCCCTCGACGGGCCGGTGGTGCTGTGCCTGGACGACGTCCAGCACACCGACCCGCAGTCCCTGCACTGTCTGCGCCACCTGGTACGGCACCTCCGCCCGGCCCCGGTGCTGGTGGTCGCCACCGTCGCCGCCTACGCCGACCCCGCTCAGGAGCCGCTTTTCACACCGGAGTTGCTCCGGCTGCCGTACGTCCGCCGCATCCGGCTCGGCCTGCTCACCCCGCAGGAGACGGCACAGGCCGCCGCGACCCCGCCCCTGCGGTGGCCGGCCCCGGGCCGCCCCGGCCGTACTCCCGGCGAACTGCACTCCGTCACCGGAGGAAACCCGCTCCTGCTGCGTGCCCTGCTCCAGGAGGACGGCGTCAGCGCCGCCGTACCGCCCGGGGGGCCGACACCCGACGGCCCGTTCGCCGACGCCGTCCTCGCCTGCGTGCACCGCAGCGGACCGGGCGGCCGGGCGGTCGCCCGCGCGGTGGCGACGCTGGCCGGCCACGCCACCGAGCCGCTGGTCGACCGCATGCTGGACCTCCTCGGCACCGATCGCCCACCGCGGTCCCGGGGCACCGGCGGCGCGCCGGACGCGCTGCGTGCCTGCGGGGTGCTCGACGGCCTCCGGTTCCGGCACCCGTCCGTCGCCGCCGCCGTGCTCGCCGAGACCTCCCCGCGCGTCCGCGTGGACCTGCACCGGATGGCCGCCCGGGCACTGAGCGCGGCGGGTGCGCCGGCCGGGGTGGTGGCCGACCACCTGCTCGCCCCGCAGTCGGACGGCGTACGCGTCCCCGTGGGTCCCGAGGACTTCACCCTGCTCGTCCGGACGGCGGAGGCCCTGCTGGCGCCGCGCCCGTCCCTCGCGCACCCGACCCGGGCCACCCACCCGGCCGAGGCCCTCCCCGCGCCCCGGAGCACCCGCCGGCCCACCGGCCTCCCCCAGATCGCCATCCTCGCGATCCCTCGCACCACCCTGCGGAACGAAGCCCTGCCGGACGCCCCCCGCACCCCGCAGACCACCGCCCACATCCCCTGCCCGGCCGATTTCCCTCCTGCGGACGCCCCCTTCGTCCGTGCCGTCGCCGGCCGTCCCCGGACCGCGGAAGTCCCCGACGTGTCCCATGCCGCCGAAGACGCCGAGCGTCTCCTCGTCCTCGCGCACCACGTCTGCCCCGACGAGGCCGAGCGTGCCGGTGTCGCGCTGCGGTTCGCGCAGCTGGCCGCGCGCCGGCATCCGGAGGCGGCGGAGCAGCGGCTGACCGCGCTGGTCACGGGGCCCCGTTCGGCGCGCCCGGCCGGCTGGGACCCCTCGGCACCCGCCGCGATGCTGCTCGCCCAGGGCCGGGTCCCGGAGGCCGCCGCCCTGCTGCACCGGACGGGCGGCCCGGGTGCCGAGGGCCGTGCCCCCGGTTCGCCCCTCGAAGCGCTGCTCGACATCCGGTCCGCCGACTGCGAGACGCTGCTGCGGACGGTGCCGCTGACGGACGCCGCCTTCGCCCCGCTCGTCAACGCCGTGCGCGCGCTGTTGTGTTCGGACCGGCCCGAGCGGGCGGTCGTCGCGAGCGGACGGCTGCTCGCCCAGGCGGAACGGAGCGGAGCACCCGGCTGGCGCGCCGTCTGCGCGGACCTGCACGCGGAGGCTCTGCTGCGGGTGGGGGACGCCTCCGGAGCCCGTGAGCACGCGACGGCGGCGTTCGACGCGCTGCCGACGACCGGTGGCGGGACGTTCCACTACGGCCCGGCCGCCGTGCTCGTCCAGGCCTGCGTCGCGCTCGGCCGCCACGACGAGGCGGCCCGGCACGTCCGGTACCCGGTGACCCGTCAGGCGCTGACGAGCCTGTACGGCCTGCGCTATCTGCGGGCCCGCGGGCTGCACCAGTTGTCCCTGGGGCAGCCGCACCTCGCGCTCGCCGACTTCCGCAAGGCGGGCCGGGTGCTGCAGTCGTGGCGCGCGGACCGGCCGGCCCTGCTGGCGTGGCGCACGGACGCGGCGCAGGCGCTGCTGCGGACGGGCCGGCTCGGGCGGGCCCGGGCGCTGGCCGAGGAGCAGCTCGCCCTGCCGGACGCGACACACCCGTGGGTGCGGGGGATCTCGCTGCGTCTGCTGGCCGCGACGGGTGCCCCCGGTCGGCGCACCGCCCTGCTGCGCGAGTCCGTCGAACTGCTGCGGCGCTCGGGCGACCGGCTGGAGACCGCCCGCTCCCTGGCCGACCTAGGACACGCCCTGCACGCCGACGACCGCCCCTCGCAGGGGGCAGCCACCGTGCGGGCCGCGTGGAACCTGGCCCAGCAGATGGGTGCGGTGGGTCTGCGGGAGGAGCTGGTGCCCGGCTCCGGCCGTCCGGCCGCCGTGCTCACCACCGGCGACGTGCCGCTGACCGACGCCGAGCGGCGGGTGGCGGCGCTGGCGGCGGAGGGGCTGACCAACCGTGGTGTCGCGGCCCGGCTCGGGGTGACGGTCAGCACGGTCGAGCAGCATCTGACGCGCGTCTACCGCAAGCTGGGTGTCTCGGGCCGGGCGGAGCTGCCCGCGCGGCCGGCCTCCGCCGCGCCCGTGCACGGCTGA